From uncultured Draconibacterium sp.:
TACATCCTGCTCCAATGAAATCAACTCTTCTTTGCCCTCAAACAAAAAATGGTTGAGAAAATTTGAGATATTAATAATCATTTCCGGTGCATGTTTTGCCCCTTTTTCAGTTAGTAACTCAAGCTCTTTAATAAGTGCCAGTACAATTTTGGGCTGCAACTGGTATTGAAAAATCTCAAGCTGCGTTTGAAGTTTGGTGCGTAACAGTTCCTCTTTTTGGTTTTCGGCCCGGTACCACGAGCCTCCGGCTTTTATCGCAAGAAAAACCAAAATAATATAATGATTACCCACCCCGCTAATTACTATGTTTTTAACGTTCAGGAATCCGGAGTCGAACATCCGGTTTTTATCAAATGGCATAAAAACGAGGTAATTGCTCACTAGTAATTCAATGACCGAAAATGCAACAAGCAATATTAAAACACCAATTGCAAACCAGAGGTAACGTCCCTGGAAAAAGGTTTTGGGTAACAACCAGTAGGCAATAAGATAAGTATGTGCGATAAAAACAGGCAAAGTAAGCAGGTAATAACTTAACCACAACCATAAAGAATCAATTCCTTCATTCAGCGTTTGAATAAAAGTGAATGATATTACCCATGCCATCCAGAAAACGACATGCAATAAATATCGCTGTTTATCGATATGTAATTTGCCTGTCTTCACTCGTATTATTTAAAGTAAGATCAACCTTAAACCGATTGCCCAGATCTTTAACTTTTAATGTATAACCTTGTTTATCGTATATTATATTCAAGCGTTTTTTTAATCCGGCATACCCCGTTCCCTTTTCAATTTCTTTTGACTTTTTCTTCAGGTTTTCCGGTTTGCTGTTCTCAATCTGAATGACGATCTGATCTTCAACAACTTTTACCATTATTTTAATCCAAGGTGTTCCGGCATCCAGGCTGCTACCATGTTTAAAGCTGTTTTCAACCAGCATAAAAAGTACCATTGGCGGTATGCGTGCTTCATTCAAATTTCCTTCGGTTTTGTATGTTACTTCCAGGCGTTTGCCATAACGTAACTTTTCAAGCAAGAGGTAGTTTTCAACCAGTGCTACCTCATCGCTAAGCAATACAAAATCTTTTAAGCTTTCGTCGATGATATATTCCAACACAATTTTCATCCTGCTGATTACCTCGTTGGTTTTCGATGGGTTGAGCAAAGAAAGAGCATACAGGTTGTTAATGGTATTAAACATGAAATGCGGATCGAACTGAGATTGCAGCAGGGTGCTTTGCGCTTTTCGGTGTTGCTGTTCCAGTTTTTTCCGAAGGTTCTCGGTAAGAATATAATCTTTTACATATTTGGTAATACAAAACAAAGCCACTATAAAGGTCATATCCTTGGTATTAACCACAATAAGGCGGAGATCAAAAACTCCTTTTTCCGTCATGTTTTCAGGAGCAATCGATGAATAAAAAATATAATCGGAGAAAAGTAATTTTAATGCTGACAATCCAATTCCAACCAACAAAAACACCACTATAAACCAAAATGGTTTGGATTTTAGCAATAACTCGGGGATAAGCAAAAAAATGGTGATATAAGCATAACCGAAAAAGAAAAATGCATTGCCCAGTGTCATCCAAAAGGTATGAATTAAACTTTCGTTATTCGTTTGAATGAATAAAATGCCGGTAAAAAATAATACAGTAACAGTAAAGAAAATAAAGTGTCTTGTTCCCCTGTACACCCAGCCATTATTGTACAACAATTTGTTCATTTATCCCCGTCGTTAATATAAAGGTAGCAACATTTAAAAAAGCCACTAAAAATTTACATCTTCATTCACTACCAAAACTGTTCGTTTACTGACACAGACCTGTATTTCGTAGCAGATATGTTACCATTCATTGAAAAACCCTGCGTTTTTCAACACAGGGTTTTGCGGTTGTGGTACTTACTCCACATTATTTTTAATTACCCTTTCAAATCAAAGTAAAACCCCCGCCCACTGGCGGGGATCTCTTTTCATACTTCTATGAAAAAAATTGCGCTGTACTAATTTCGTTTTAAAAGCTGGCTTGATATTCGTCTTTTACCAGGTCTGGAAAATAACAGGCGATCAAACCTAACAGATCATCTTCCGATTTTTTGTTTTGGCAGATTACACGTTGTGCGTAGTAAGCAACCTTATCCAACTTCAATTCCATTTCCTCTTTCGGAAGTTCCTGGAAACGTGGTTCCATTTTTTTCACTCCAAATACTTTATTTCGGCAGGCATATTCAATTTCAAATTCATCGGTGCGTACGATAAATGTTGTACATTTTTTCTCGTCTTCGCACAATACTCCAATACGCACAGGTGTTGTTACATTTTCGTAAGTCAATTCGTAAGTGCGTAACACCTCGTTATCATGAATCATCGGAGAATCTGAATTTACAATAGTATATTTACCGAATTCGGTAAGAGAATTTCCGGTCATTGCCTTTCCGTCTTTAATTTTAGCGGTGGCTCCCATGCTTAAAATCGCAATGCAAATGCTTAAAAGAACTAGTTTTGTTTTCATCGTCATCAAGTTTTAATTGTTTTACTGATTCAAATATACGTAACCACCTGACGCCATGCATCTTAATTCAGCATTCAGTAAAAATATGACAACAAACAACCAGTTTTTTTCTGCAAAATTCGTTGAAAGCATTTCACCACTATATTTTTACAGTTACCCTGAAAAATGTGCATTTGGCAGATCGACAAATCATATAAACGACACATGAACCACTAAACTTTTAAGTTCAGGATGAGCCGAAAACAGAAAGTTTTAGCTTATTTTGCAAGCTATGGACATTGCTTCGCTAAGCCATATTAAAAAGGAATTAAAGAATCTTCCGCCTGAAGTATTACAAGACGTTGTTGTTCGTTTAGCTAAGTATAAAAAAGACAACAAGGAGCTGCTAAGCTACTTACTTTTTGAAGCCTATAACGAAGAGGAATACATCCGGCAGGTGAAGGAAGAAATCGATCTGGAATTTATGAGCTTAAACCGAACCAGTTTTTATCTGGCAAAAAAAACGCTCCGAAAAGTTTTAAGAACCACCAAAAAGCACATTCGTTTTTCGGGTAAAAAAGAAACCGAAATTGAACTCTTGCTGTATTTCTGCAGGAAATTAAAAAACTCGCGCTTAAATTATAAACGAAGCCGTGTTGTATTCAACATGTACCTGAACCAGGTAAAACGAATACAAAAAGTTATTTCCATGCTTCACGAAGATTTACAATACGACTATCGCGAAGAACTGGAAGCACTTTAAAAGCAACTTATATCCATTCATTTCTGCCGGAAGTGCACGAACATCATGCCTCGAAAACTGTTACTCTGTAAACATTTGTTTTTGTTGTAATAATAACGCCATGCGAATTCTTTTAACCGGAGCAACCGGATACATTGGAAAAAGACTATTGCCCGTATTGGTAAATCGGGGACACAACGTAACCTGTTTAGTAAGAGACAGGCAACGCTTTGTTTTTGGCGAAAGCATCACCA
This genomic window contains:
- a CDS encoding histidine kinase; this encodes MKTGKLHIDKQRYLLHVVFWMAWVISFTFIQTLNEGIDSLWLWLSYYLLTLPVFIAHTYLIAYWLLPKTFFQGRYLWFAIGVLILLVAFSVIELLVSNYLVFMPFDKNRMFDSGFLNVKNIVISGVGNHYIILVFLAIKAGGSWYRAENQKEELLRTKLQTQLEIFQYQLQPKIVLALIKELELLTEKGAKHAPEMIINISNFLNHFLFEGKEELISLEQDVQLLEEFMAIHNHALGERLTNNFIVSGNLKSYVIPPLLLLPFINSAIKTAYECNENYESTVIIKAERKYLLFSFTFWSENNFSIASDEDNKITYQRLHYNFPGKHRLVENIDDNFREFSIEIYP
- a CDS encoding histidine kinase; protein product: MNKLLYNNGWVYRGTRHFIFFTVTVLFFTGILFIQTNNESLIHTFWMTLGNAFFFFGYAYITIFLLIPELLLKSKPFWFIVVFLLVGIGLSALKLLFSDYIFYSSIAPENMTEKGVFDLRLIVVNTKDMTFIVALFCITKYVKDYILTENLRKKLEQQHRKAQSTLLQSQFDPHFMFNTINNLYALSLLNPSKTNEVISRMKIVLEYIIDESLKDFVLLSDEVALVENYLLLEKLRYGKRLEVTYKTEGNLNEARIPPMVLFMLVENSFKHGSSLDAGTPWIKIMVKVVEDQIVIQIENSKPENLKKKSKEIEKGTGYAGLKKRLNIIYDKQGYTLKVKDLGNRFKVDLTLNNTSEDRQITYR